Below is a window of Impatiens glandulifera chromosome 2, dImpGla2.1, whole genome shotgun sequence DNA.
GATAGTTTAGtagtaaaaagtaaaaatcgACAGATCGGATTACATATTGAAAGCAAATGTCACGATTACATGTTGAAGCACATTTGATGCTGTCCCAAATAACATGTTCCACGATGGTGGTCTATtctaatgaaatatatatatatatatatatatatatatgttaaattcaataattatttaaagagagatataacaaaaatgaatttttaagttCCCAAATTTGAAGTTTATAAACCCTAGACAATTATTAACAACTcctctcattttctttcttcttctcgaAGTATCTGATCTGATCTTGATCTCTCAACTCAATTCCTAATTCTCCTCTGAATCTCTCTCTGCCGAAATGGATCTCCGAGAATCGATTAGTAATCAGACGGACGTCTCGTTGTCGCTGGCGAAGCAGGTGATGCTGAGCCATGCCAAGCACTCCAACTCGGTGTTTTCTCCCTTGTCAATTCACGTCGTTCTCAGCCTCATAGCTTCCGGCGCCAAAGGCCCTACCCTCGATCAGCTCCTCTCATACCTTAAGTCCAACTCAAATGAAGATCTCAACTCTCTTTCTTCACAGGTAATCGCTCTCGTCTTCGCCGATGGCGATCCCCTTGGTGGCCCCAAACTGTCATTTGCTAATGCTGCCTGGATCGACCAGTCTCTATCTCTTAAGTCTTCTTTCAAACACGTCGTGGAAGATGTTTACAAGGCTGCTTCTAATCAAGTCGACTTTCAAACTAAGGTCAGTCAGTAACCCACCCTCCTTTCATGTTTTCTTCTGGGGacttaattattgaatttattgtATATGTATGATCTGTAAAGGCTGTTGAAGTAACAGGGCAAGTAAACGCATGGGCTGAGAAAGAGACCAAAGGCCTTATCAAAGAAATTCTTCCCCCCGGTTCAGTCGACAGCTCCAGTAAGCTAATCCTGACAAATGCTCTGTATTTCAAAGGTTCCTGGACTGAGAAGTTTGATGCATCTGAAACAAAAGACCATGACTTTTACCTTGTTAATGGAAACTCAGTTAAAGTGCCTTTCATGACCAGCAGCAAGAAGAAACAATTTGTTTCTGCCTTTGACGACTTTAAAGTTTTAGGCCTTCGATATGAACAGGGTCAAGACAAGCGTAGCTTTTCCATGTACATTTTCCTTCCGAATTCAAAGGAGGAAGGTGGTTTGACAGGCTTGGTAGAAAAACTTAACTCCCAACCTTCCGGTTTCTTAGATCAACACTTGCCTTATAAGAAAGTAAAAGTGGGAGAGTTTCTGATACCAAGGTTTAAGATTTCTTTTGGGTTCGAAGCTTCAGAAGTTCTGAAGCAAATGGGATTGATTTCTCCTTTTACTACTACAACTGCGGGTGGTGGACTCACAGAAATGGTGGACGATTCATCAGTTGGCCAACAGTTGTATGTCTCAAGCATTTTCCACAAGTCTTTTGTTCAAGTCAATGAAGAAGGGACAGAGGCTGCAGCTGCTTCTGCTGGTGTGATTGCTCTAAGGTCCATAATGATTGATGATGACCCCATAGATTTTGTGGCAGATCATCCATTTCTCTTTATCATAAGAGAAGATCAAACTGGAGTGATTCTCTTCATTGGGCAAGTGTTTAATCCACTTGAAgattagtaataataataacagaTTTTAGAATCGGGATGACTATCAGACTATGCATATGCTTCTTCTGTTGGTAGAGAAAGCAAGCTAAGCCGAGATGTTTCTTGTTGTTGTATATTGAATCCTTGTCTACTGTCTTTCTGGTTGTGTGTTTGTATTTGAGCAGACTGTTTGTTGTTTGTATTTCCCTAACCtaacttaattaaaatgttttacaaattttaatgtTCTTGTTGGCATCATTCAGATTTTGTAGCTGTTACTTTTGATTTGGACAGCTATTTTTTACCTCTGTTGTGAATTATCTAACGatttaaattaagaaagtttGATGAACATTTAAGAATCATATTTACGGTATTAGATGGATGTTAAATCTTACTTATGTTTATTGAACATTAGGACAATCCAAATGTTTATTGTTTCTATTTAAACAAAGCGAAGAAACTATGACAAGATTGGCTTGTTCTGGGAATTGAATAGAGTTCTTAGGGTCTTCTTAGAGTCCTTGGAAGGTATGGCAATATCTTTCAAAtaagatcttctgctaccgattactgtgttcccctgtggcggaccaatcagattgcagcattattattttaataataaatcaatctggggaggagacggagggagggagaatccagAATCCGGGTTTCGGCCCGGGTTCACataagacgccgttaacggcaaCGCCTGTTAACGCccgaaaattaatataataatcatatagcACCCAGATAACATATCTTCGCTCAGAGCAACGTGttagagggaagggtgagatgcgatgggagcgaagatttacacgcccgttgccctgaccctcatgtaaacccccatacccacccatgagaagaccgcctgccgttcatgaaaatacacttacccgtctatgtaaagaccaaaatgatatgtattttatatttccgtttattaattattaatttaatttattaaaaatcacatgcagcgatataatattcgcttcaattaattcattcattttttttctcggaatttaatttaattttttatttcatttttttggcttgaagaccctcaggagcgaagatatatttgcttcaattaattttaataattatatttccgtttattaaatattaattcaattaattcatattttttttaattaattttaattaatttttttatttaatttttttttgcctcgagaccctctggagcgaagatatatttgcttcaattaattttaataaaaacatcatgtaaaccCCCTAACCCACCCATGCGAAGACCGTctgcctgccatggaaagacacttacccgtgcatgtaaagaccaaaatgacatggattttatatttccgtttattaaatattaatttaatttattaaaaatcacatgcagcaaccgaacaaatcttcgcctcaattacttggctattttatttttattaattttatatttccgtttattaataaatgttaattcaattaatttaaaatgacattcagtaaacgaccaaatattcgctttaattttgtttttcgaggagacgattgaaagcgaagatttcttcttttcaattatttttagcctgaggttcatgtaaaaccccctcccctcccatgagaagccaacttgcctgtcatgtaaattcacttacccgtgcatttacatcccgcgaataaatcttcgcttcgaaTATcaggttttttttaaatttattttttttcatttttttaagaagttacgatgtcgaacgaatatttattcgcttccattactagttgatataatttccatttcccgctacaatcccactctccatcattttcattttcataagcaactgttcatattcttctctctctatcccccggcgataatccaaacactgaacgtcgaaaccctagatatttcgtttatactacaaggatttcttctgaagatgtcagggaaccaaggcaacaacatggaagtggatcccatcgactcccgagaggtcgtcttgcaagtttgtaggagcataaacgaaaacgaaactaCCCCCACTCctgcatccaacgtcaatcccagcaATAAACTAGAGAGgtatgttaatcttattgtgtttatactaattttacacatgtttattcaatttatttcgttgaatactgatttatgctatcccaccaaaaataatgacttcgaggtttaataactttacatatgaaaggaagaggaa
It encodes the following:
- the LOC124923999 gene encoding serpin-ZX-like — encoded protein: MDLRESISNQTDVSLSLAKQVMLSHAKHSNSVFSPLSIHVVLSLIASGAKGPTLDQLLSYLKSNSNEDLNSLSSQVIALVFADGDPLGGPKLSFANAAWIDQSLSLKSSFKHVVEDVYKAASNQVDFQTKAVEVTGQVNAWAEKETKGLIKEILPPGSVDSSSKLILTNALYFKGSWTEKFDASETKDHDFYLVNGNSVKVPFMTSSKKKQFVSAFDDFKVLGLRYEQGQDKRSFSMYIFLPNSKEEGGLTGLVEKLNSQPSGFLDQHLPYKKVKVGEFLIPRFKISFGFEASEVLKQMGLISPFTTTTAGGGLTEMVDDSSVGQQLYVSSIFHKSFVQVNEEGTEAAAASAGVIALRSIMIDDDPIDFVADHPFLFIIREDQTGVILFIGQVFNPLED